One genomic region from Fictibacillus marinisediminis encodes:
- a CDS encoding DUF2809 domain-containing protein, with product MRIAYSIAVGITIFLGLASRKWSHLFPLVAAQNAGDMLWAMMVYFGFRLLLVRKSLHTSLWLSFLFSFGIEFSQLYQENWIKPIRDTLLGALILGKGFLIVDLIRYTAGILIATILDKMTLMFTLRK from the coding sequence ATGAGGATAGCTTATAGTATAGCTGTTGGTATCACCATTTTTTTAGGGCTCGCCTCCAGGAAGTGGAGCCATCTTTTTCCGTTAGTTGCAGCGCAGAACGCCGGAGATATGCTATGGGCCATGATGGTCTATTTCGGATTCCGTTTATTACTGGTGCGTAAAAGCCTGCACACATCTTTATGGCTCAGTTTTTTATTCAGCTTCGGCATTGAATTCAGTCAGCTGTATCAGGAAAACTGGATCAAGCCTATTCGTGATACATTGCTCGGAGCATTGATCCTGGGCAAAGGTTTTCTTATTGTAGATCTGATTCGGTACACAGCAGGAATCCTGATTGCCACTATCTTGGATAAAATGACACTTATGTTCACTCTCCGCAAATAA